The genomic region TGAACTTTTAAAACCGAACGagtatttaaaaaagaaaaaaagaaaaagtaaaagtaaaatgaaaagtGAACTGAAAACGAACGGTTCTCAAACGGTCGTTGTGGAATAGGGTTTAAAAGTCGTAGTACGAAAACAATCGCCGGCGCCTGGCAGAAGAGTCGGATTAGTATTCAACACCAAGCTCTTTTGAACACTGGGAAACTGGGATACTGGGTTTTTCTCTCTGCCGCCGCCACGAGCACAGGTTGTCGCTGCCATTACCTACCTCCACTCCGAGCTCTCACCCTCCGTCGCCGCCATCAATTCGTAGAGGTTGATGGGTGTCATTGATATATACAACGTTTCCTCGCTCCGATTAACCACCACCCGCAGGCCCAGCTGTGGAATCGAAGGGAGCAGAAGTAGGAGGGTGGTGGCTATGGCGTCCACAATCCCTGTGCAGCAGAAAGAAGTCAACGACGGTCAACAGCGTTTGACTGGCGACTCATTCATTCGACCCCATTTGAGGAACTTGTCTCCTTATCAGCCCATTTTACCATTCGAGGTAATTTCAAATCCAaaagattttgatttttcttcctCTGGTTGGTATGAAGTTACTTAGGTTATCACTATTTTTCtcagtttctttttgtttgtgttgaTTTAGTCAGCTGTATAATGCATTTCAATTTTAGGTTATCACTATTTTTCTCAGTTTATCTTGGAACTGATATTTTCGTGCTATTATCGCGAATGTATGATGATATGGTTCTAGTGTTGACAAAATCGAGCTGGAGCAGCATGCTTTTAATGAACCTTTGAGTTTATACCATCTTGATTCATCTTAATTGTTATTTGAACTTGTAAAGATTAGGTCTTTGCCTGGGATGAGATTCTCCAGGGGAGGATGATGAGGTCTTTCCCAGGGATGAGATTGTCCGGGTGAGGATGATGGTCGTTGTGTTAAAGAAATTGTTTATCTATGCTTTCCTTTTGTTTCTTGGGATTTTGGTTGCTGTGTATACATCATTGTAATGGATTTTTTTTAGGTTGAATTCGATATCTCTTAGTTGGTTGTTACTGGATTATGTTCAATCCGTTCCATTGTTTCATTAACTTTTTCTGCTAGTAAATTTCTATCCAAACCAACGAATAAGTTTCTTTTGCTATAGGTTTTGTCAACCAGACTTGGAAGGAAGCCTGAGGACATCATCAAGTTAGATGCAAATGAAAACCCATATGGTCCTCCTCCGGAGGTAAGTCATACGTGCCACCTCACTTGGTTTCATAGCAAAACAAATTTTGATTCTACATATGGTTTTATGGAGTTAGTTTTAAGCGCCATCATTCCAAGCTTTTTGTACCGTTTTATGTTCTTACTGAAATTTCATGTTATTTGTAGGTTATTGAAGCTTTGGGTGCATTGAAATTCCCATATATTTATCCTGATCCTGAAAGCCGTCGATTACGTGCTGCCCTGGCAAAGGATTCGGGCCTTGAATCTGATTATATTCTCGTTGGGTGTGGTGCTGATGAGCTCATTGATTTGATTATGAGGTCAGAACTGATTATTATGTTTGTATAAGATTCTAACAATGCTAtcctttatgattattattgtTACTTTTGTCTATCACTCCCTGATCTTCTATTTCATTTGTCCGTTATTAAAATATTGCTGAAGATGTGTGCTTGATCCTGGTGACAAGATTGTTGATTGTCCACCAACGTTCACAATGTATGAATTTGATGCTGCAGTAAACGCAGCTTCTGTCATCAAAGGTAAAGTTAACTTCCTGCTTAATTTTCCAtggaaaatataattttagaaTATTTCAAGAAAGCTTATCCTTGCATATATGCGAAACTGTTAGCTTATCTGCCCTCTCCCCAAATACAAAAGACCTCAGCTCATATACTTAGATGTACATTATGTGTGCATAATCCTACGTGTTTCGGTGGAACTGTGCAGTGCCAAGGAAGACGGATTTTAGCTTGGATGTAGACGTCATTTCAGATGTTGTTTTACAGGAAAAACCAAAATGCATATTCCTAACTTCTCCCAACAATCCAGATGGGAGGTAACTGAAAATTGTCTCTTTCTGTACATATGCCTGATATTCGGAATTGCATCTTCAGTTATGAAAACTTTGATACAATTGTTCCTGATTCTTATATTCTTTATCACAATGAACAGTCATATATGCTTTAGCCTACTTAGATTTGAGATGGTTTATTCCGACTTAATGACCCCACATACTGTCTTATCATAAGATAAGATGCATGGTTTCTATAATCTGAGTGTCACTCTAAGACTTTGTATTTTCATGTTCTACTTATTTGATGACAGTATAATCAGTGATGAGATTCTCTTGAAAATTCTTGAGCTTCCCATATTGGTGGTGCTGGATGAAGCATATATTGAGTTTTCAGGACTCGAATCAAAGATGCAATGGGTGAAAAAGCATGAGAATTTAATTGTTCTGCGAACATTTAGCAAACGAGCTGGTATTCTTTGTTTTGTCTTGAGAAGTCATTACTTGTGAACATTGCTTTATATAATTCCGTTATGGTACTATTGAATAATGAAATCTTCTGCTTTTGTACTATTGGCACTTCTAATGACTTCCAGTAACAAGATTTTCGATATACAAACTTTGGTTCTCTTTTGTTTGTCAATTTAAACTTTCTAGTTTCAACCTTTATGTAAATGGTTTGTTTCTTTGGCGATGCGCAATGGTGCAGGCTTAGCTGGACTCCGTGTAGGATATGGAGCATTTCCGCTGAGCATAATTGAATACCTGTGGAGAGCTAAGCAACCATATAATGTGTCTGTTACTGCTGAAGTTTCTGCTTGTGCAGCATTGCAGAATCCCACCTATCTTGAGGTTAGGATTCTTCAGATTTGTCCCCATGCTTCCTGTGACTCTTAACAATTGAAGTGTATTTCTAATATCGGTCACAACATATACCAGACGGTGAAAGAAGCTTTGCTACAAGAGAGGGAGAGGCTTTTCAACCTTCTAAAGGAGCTGCCGTTTCTCAACCCGTATCCAAGCTATTCCAATTTCATTCTTTGTGAGGTTGCACCGGGAATGGATGCTAAGAAGCTGAAGGTATTTTTTCATCCTTTCCTCCTCAACATAGCGTTATGTCATCCAATTTACGCAATCCACCAATTCATAATTTTCGACGTGCTTTTGAACACCGAAACTTAAATAACATACGTGTAGATCCATCCCTTTATTTCTTTTGAACATTCATTCTATAGCGAGCGAGGTTTCAATTTTGATTGATACAGGAGGACCTTGCGAAAATGGGAGTGATGATTCGTCACTACAACAACAAAGAGCTGAAGGGTTATGTTCGCGTATCTGTTGGGAAGCCTCAACACACAGATGCATTGATGGACTGCCTCAGAAGCTTGTCGTCTTAATGCAGCACCTTGGACCATTACTTGGGATTAGcctaaaacatatatatatatatataattattacaaacCTCTTGTATGAACATTTTTTGCTTGATTAACtctaaaaattttgattttggaagACATAGACTCCTGAATTAGTAGACAACTTATACGAAATCAATATTATTCTTCCTTGAAAGTCTCGATAGTTAATTAAGCAACTTTAATAATTATGAAATTAAACTCGCCTGCTGTCAAGTGCCTCTTCCATTCAAGTCCTTTCTCATCCTCCGGTTGAACTTTAAAATTTGGGTAGTGTTATAaacacatttttacctttcacatatttcattttaatttttgtacttatgattcttttttaattcattatatCCAACGACGGAATGTTGAAAGAGGTGCGAGGTTAGCGCCCCCATCCCCAAAAATTTGGCCTTTTAAAATGTTGGGTCAtggccacttagtattacggtctagtcttcatttgtaagtgagaggtcttatgtttgatTTTCTCTAAAGCGAATTTGAAACATATTATTACTaatccattgtgaggttaagcctaTCCCCTCTtctagataatatcgtttgtttaaaaaaaaaaaattgggccaCGAACGACATGTCGTCTCTAACGTTGTCGTGTCTTTGCACTTTTTCTGTTTTGAAGCAAAacaaattgtttttctttttgttgttggagACTCGTAGTAAAAGGGAGCACGCAGATATAAATTTCCAAATCCCTAAACCCCCCTTTCGCTCTGCTCCGCCTCGCTTcccgccaccgccaccgccaccgccaccgcaACCTTCTCTTCTCTTCATCAGGTAACCAACGTAAATGTTTCTATATCTAATTTTTTCAGCGATGTGTATTTTTGAATTTgcaatttttctcttttaggTTTGTTCGAATTGCTAAAGTATCTTAATGCGAAATAAATCGTTGATTAATTAAAGAGTGAAACTTTTGCTTGTTAGTGTGCGATTCGGAGAAATTTTTTAACCCTTTTgtttttcccttatttttctttttatttttagttttttgggattttgggttTTGCAGTTTAATCGTTGTATGCACGATatgtagttttttttcacaggttgttctttcttttttccatgAAATTTATTGCTTAGCAGGTCAAAAATTCATCGTacgattttgatgaattttaggtttttggttttaattgTTGATTATGGCTTTGGAATTTCCAGACTAGTAATTGGTTATGTGTTGCGACGGATGACAGGTATAAAATGCCGAAGGTAAAGACTAACAGAGTCAAATACCCAGAAGGTTGGGAACTAATTGAGCCTACGCTTCGCGAACTGCAAGCTAAGATGAGAGAAGGTATGAAATTTTCCATGTTTTTATTACTTTGTTCAGCGCGGAAGGATTCTGATGTGTATTcggtttttaactttttggcAGCTGAGAATGATACTCATGATGGTAAGAGAAAATGTGAGACCTTGTGGCCTATTTTCAAAATAGCACATCAAAAGAGCCGCTACATTTTCGACCTTTACCACCGGAGAAAAGAAATTTCCAAGGAGTTATATGAGTTTTGTCTGGACCAAGGCTATGCTGATCGCAATCTAATTGCAAAGTGGAAAAAGGTTTGTCTCGGATCTCTTCTATCTCAATTTGAAACAagtgctttatttatttttatttggagTTGATTGCATGATATATCGCACTTTGAATTGGAGATTAGTTATTAATCATGAAAAACCGGTAAATAAGATTAACAGAACATAACCATGAATATGTAATATAAGAAAATTGAAGTAAACATAGACACGGGACATGGGTAGTTACGACATTGAGTTGTCGACTATGATGGCAAAGATCAACGGACTAATACAACATTGCTTGAACTCACAGTTTGAAATTCTCCTGCTACATGTATTGCCGTATTGGCATTGCATCTTCAGCTCTGAGTACGTTGAAGGAACTTCTGTATTATATTTGCAGGTCGTATGTAAAACTGTTGGATAACAGTTACTCTAATTAGGatattgaaaggaaaatattgcaTGCTCATGTAGTTTGTGTCTTTTATCTAAAGTCTATTATCTAACGACATGTGATGACATATGGTTTGTGTTTGAAATGCAGCCTGGTTACGAACGGCTCTGCTGTTTAAGATGCATGCAGCCCCGGGACCATAACTTTGCCACCACATGCGTTTGCCGAGTTCCCAAGCATCTGAGGGAGGAGAAGGTTATCGAGTGTGTGCATTGTGGCTGTAGGGGCTGTGCCAGCGGAGATTGAATAGTGGTCGGGTCTGTTCTTCAAAATGTAATTCTAATGATGCTTGAACCAGGTTATCCTCGGTACCATGAATTGTGGGGAATTTGTAACATGTAGCTGATCGTAATCTTCATGTATCTTGCTATGGATGAGTTTAAAGTGTTCCTAACCGGTTTGTTGTTTCGGAAACTTTGCTCTTGATGAACGATTATGAATTCCGATTGCACATGGATCGTGTTTTCTTATGATAAGATTGATGATTACTTAAATGTGCTGTAAGAAACTTCTCCCAACGTACATCGGAGCAAATCTCCAACAGAGAGATTCAAATTTTAGATGTGAAATCACGTTTAAATATGGTTTTTGCTTCCGAGGGAGatgtaaatttaaatttttgccTACCTCCTCTTGAACTTGTTCTTTATTCTTGGATGCGCAAGGAGGATAGGCTCCTTCAGCAGTGATCTTTTATGGATATATTTTCAGATTGTGAGCAACCGATAGAGGGTAGAGGGCTGGATTTGTGATCAAAGATTTTACAGCCAAGGATCGTATTAGTGTGTACTGTAACACCGGTTAAAAGTATAACTTAATCGAAAGGCCTAAAAGCATCGTTAAGGGAGATAGCAATTGAGTCGCAAAAGTTCGCAAATGTGAGGATCTTGAATAGAAAACCCATTGCTAGTAATGGCATTGTTGAGAGTTCCTTTCTCTCAAAGGTTTGAGCCAATGGCAATTAGAGACTGGATAAAAGTCCCAAGTTGTGTGTTGGAATGCTAGGCATGCTGCTGTTGGCTCTAATATGAAACTGACATACTCCGAGTCGGAATGTCTACCTAGACACCTAAACCGAGTTGTGTTGGCCGTCATCTGGAAGGTGACCAAGCCATAAAGTGATGGTGATGTGGAAAGTGCTACTAATTTAAACCTAAGTAAATAATTCTATAATGcatagaaagaaaaaagtagTCTCATccgtaaaaaataattatttattacaTAAGTTACCTACTTTGATTGAAGAACAGTCAGCTACTTCCATTGAATCCTCGTATTCCCTCCAGTCTTGCATCACAAGTTATTTAACTTCTAATCAAAGAATTGGGTCATGAGTGGGACACTGACTCGTCCTTGATTCATTTCTTGTGTTGTAAAGGACTTGGTATATATTTTTGAGTTGGTTTCACTGttcatatttttgtaaaaatagaGGACCATAGTTTTAAGTCACATACTATTTTTAGCCTAAACAAGTATCCGCAAAGAAATTGGCTTCACTATAAATATGATTCCAGGTTATGGTAGAGAAAGAAGTTACAAGCCATTAGATGTCTTCAATGACAGCTCAAAGCCAAAGTAAGAGAAAAGAAATCATCAATTAGTGGTATAAGActctgttgttgttgttgttggagctaataaaaagagacttggaaagagaccttaagaaaagacatggagtTTGGACTTTGGAGCTAACGAAAGATTTAGTGCAAAACCGAGCGCAGTGACGTTCCAAGATTTATAAAACTGGCCCCATTTAGTaaataagactttgttgttatTATAGCATGTACTACACACATGCATGGATGCCAATTATACAAGTATATATTGGAAtcaagtatatatattttattggcTCTTGAAGCCATTGGTCCTTTAGATTGGCATCCTCATTTTGGTCTCTGAGAAGTGATCTTTGAGTTTGTCCACTGGAAATCATTAtgatcattccatgaaaaatatgTCAATATGCCAACCCATACTATGAATTATTTTAAGGACAAAATCGGACtcgttcagtttttttttttttttttttttttttttttttttttttgaataaaacaatattatctacactaaggggtggTGGAGTAGTTAAGTCTCGCAATGGGCTAGTAattatgtggttcaaattcgcatttggcaaGAATCCAatttaaaacctctcattttcaaatgaagaaaaataccaatagattataatactgaagtattattatttctttctttctttctttctcgtaACGAGCATTTAGAATACTTTCAGTACTCTTGAAACCCTAAGCAAATATTACAGATGGATCAGGCTAGACATTCGAATTGCTTGATCATATGGGGAATTagtttttatatgaattgaaccaaaaaaggaattagtttttatatgaattgaaccaaaaaaggaattagtttttatatgaattgaaccaaaaaaggaattagtttttatatggtaaaaaaaaaaaaaagttataaagtGACGTTACATTATATTCAtgcaatataataatatattgtCAAGCGGTAGCAAATTGGTGGAAGGGTAGTAATAAAGCTGAGTTTGTGAAAAACGAAGGGTCGTTGGCAACCATAAGTTTCGGAATCATGGCATGATGTAATTATCAAATTCTACTCACTACTTAATGAACTGCATTTTCTCTACTGTAAAAAGTAGCAGAtaacaaatataaattataaaagtttTAGGACGGGTCTGGACTTATCCTGACCTCCATGTGGCTCCGTCATTGATAAAACAAGAATTTACAtatcaaaaccctaatgaagGCATCTCTATACCAAAATGTCTTGCATAATGTGAATTTGAATATTATTCAAGTTGATTTTTGCAGTGTACTTCGTTTTAATTTatagttttataaaataaacacAACTTCACATTAGATCTGTAAATCATAATCTGGTTATAGTTTAACAGGGGAGCATTTTACTAATCATTGACATATCAATATATAATGTATTTAATTAGagtaacttttattttattaattttccatGAAAGGACTTATATCTATCAAGCAAGCTGCAAGTGCTCGAAACACGAACACATAAGCCATATGTTTTTGTATAAGTGAAGgaacatttaaaaaaacaaaaaaattatccaCTAGTATAATAATATACAGCGTACTGCCCAGTGTTCTTGACATTTTGAAAAGGCTAGAAGCACCAACACTCGGCAGTGAAGTATACGTAACCTAATAAATAAGGGATTTAGGGTTAGATAGACGTGCCATCATTTTCTACTACGTACGTACACCTCCATGCATTGTCAACAAATTCAATTCATATTACATCCAATTTATGTAAACATTCAATCTCAGAAACTGGATCCACTAAACAGCAACTGGGAATTGCCATTTGAGAGAGCAGGCACAGTCACTGCTCAATCATTAAAGTTATTTTCTGTAACTGTCTCACTTATTAGGGTTTAATTTTGGCTTAATTTGGTGGGTTTCTATCTGTTTGGTTGGCAAGTGAATATAAAAAAACTTCTCATGTTTGGTCTACTTGGTAGAAGTTATTGAGTTAATTGGTAACCCTGCCCATCCCCTCTCTCTCCATCTCCACAAGAAAATTAAGGCGAGTAGCTAGTTATTTATGAAACAGAGATTTTAGATGCGGTCCATAGCTATCAATGTTCTTTTACTGAAATCttgttgattttcaattttttttattaaagtccatgacattaatgtaataatatatttctatgtaggttactatatttttaaaattaaaaattaaacattataattgtttatattaacgagattttaaataaaacccataatttgtaagattaaaaatattaaaatgtaaattatactctccaatatatatatatatatatatattgtgatgACCAATCCtaatttttcatgtaattttatCCTCGAATATGTAATTTGACATTTGTGCCCTTATTGGCAAAGTGACGTGGACGTGGTTTTTcagctttaaattattttttcgtTATCGAAATTAAATAGTACTTGTTGTTACGAACGCTTGGGCGTGAGTTAGGCTCGAATCAGACTTGTAACAAAAAAGTTACATTACGTTAAAGTGTGTTAACAACGGGTAAATTTGCACATGTGTGTACTAATATTCCAGTGTTAGAAACACTGTTTTCGATAGCGTACGTTAGATTTAGTTTGACTGCATTTGTACAAAATCCTATCCTTTTtcttccttaaaattggaaccGTGACTTGTTGTTCACCCACCAATCAAATCTATCCTTCACATCTCTCTACCAATCAGACTTACCAtctctcttcctttttccaCCAATCAGAAAACATCATCTCACTTTCTCTCatcttctcattctctctcttctctacaACACCAAGGatcatcatcaaaacctcaCAGATCGAGCATAAAACCACCATCATCGTGATTCTCTCATCCTTACGAACCCAGGCGTACTAGCCGATGGTGAAATGACCGAGTTTTAACCCGTCAACTTGGAAGGTCCGACTTGGTGGGTTTTGCTCCAATGAGTTTCAGGCCGAGTTATAAGGTTTTAGGACATGGGAAAACTTTTACACAGCTCCATAGGGTCCCTAGACTAAGTTCGGAGTCGAGTTGGCATCGAAACAAGTGAGTTCGAGGAGTCAAAGTTTAGGCCGAACATTTCGAGGATTTTTCAGGCCATTTCCTGTCCATTTTTGGACATTTGGAAGGTAAAGTCTTGTTCTCCTCATCATgggcttcatttccatataaagatCGTTGAAAATGATTGAGAAATGAGCAAGTTATgcgattttgaaaattttcccagAAACTGACGAACTGGATGGCGAGgctcaccggagaagacgaagaatatttcgtcaaagttgacggaatattctaatgGTGTCAGGTAACACTGTTactatttaacagaatattcctaacatCCGTCAGTCTTTGTCAGTCACTGACCTGCGCGTGGGGGTGCTTGTGGCTTGGGCTAGCTAGCGCGCGAGGGTGCGTCCGGCCACCGGCCGGCGAGTGCTTGACACATACGGATTCGTGACTTCGTATAGATTATTTTCGTATATTCAAACCTTCCATTTGAGCAAAGTATGGGAGATTTACATAGCCTTTTTGAATATGTCCTATTTAATTTATTAGTctagttatttcacatataggtgaaaattatccTGAGGATGTACGAGGTCAAGCAAAGCTAGGAGGCTATGATCCGACCACGTATCAGTGAGTGAGCATTTGTTTTCGTGTgcgtgtgtctatatatatatataaactttatagtttccacaaatgcttttgaatCGAATTATGCATATCATGCCATTATTGTTTTTAGATTGATATTACGCCTATTATGCCATGATTAAATATGTTATAAGAAATGTTTTATTGCTGTGAAATGCCAAaataatcctacgggatgcacatgTGCGTTTATTATGTTGATTATAATTATTGAATGGTTATGGCAagtttatatttatgcatgtagtttgctcatcattgctgcaccccgatgttagtgctcatCCGGGGCCAAGactagtctttcacgtgtatgttcacctctgtatcgcacgctcaccttggatccaagtaggtactagtcctgtcatacaggttgcattaggcaactccgactcgtaggtgaccacGATTATCGCTaatcttcatgtgattgtagcatTAGAGCGTACTTATATATTACACCCCActcctgttcatgtcagaaaCTATCAGCATGAACTCGTGTGCTAGCGTAGATTGATGAGCAATCTATTTTCATTATGCTATTGTTGAAATATTGTAGTTTGGCATTGTCTGGCATTATTGTTTAATTACAGTTGTTTCATACTTATACGCATTATGATTttatggaaactatacatgttttacaacAAGGGATTAGTATGTTCTGAAAATAAATCTGTTttataaacttttgtttttgcccactcacccttttgTTTTTTGCCCCCTCCAAGTCCTAGATTGCAGAATTACTCTGTGGCATGCGAGGATTAGTCGGCGATTCTGACATATCCCTATTTAAGTGTAGGAACTTATCCTGTTGTGCACTCTACACACTCTTTGTCATCTATGCTCTGAATATTTGTATTTTATGGGTTCTACCCACTACTACGCACtcactttattagtttaaattagttctagttttgattttaatttattcacatttttgcATCACTTACActtttggttacgtcaccttagggtgacggccaacatgcctaGACTCTGGTCGGggtttgtgtgtatatatatacaaacacCTGgctacattcatcaaaattaacaaaatgatttgtttgacaaaaaaaaaaaacaaaaagattattgtaacaaaacatgggtacattcttcaaaaccaccaaaaaaaaaaaaaggcttaatataaaaaattgacatatatatattctcaaatAAACGAAAAATAATGTACCGATATAAGTTttaaaatggattaaaaaaattgaatggattttatataaaaaattgggTACAATTTACATTAAAATGGTATAGtttacatataaaaaattcGTATATTtaacaatgggtacatttaagattaaaaaaatttaaaaattatatgaatgggtaaacttaagattaaaaaattgaaaatcttttttataaaaatctAATGGGTACATACTTATTCTAattttgccacttagtattacggacggtttagtgatattcctcttcacgttcaattcttgccaaggcgaatttgaaccacattattgctagcctattatgaggGTAAGTCCACCCCtttcctcttagtgtagataatatcgtctgttaaaaaaaaaaaataaataaaaaaacttattctaattttattttggaaatgtttgaattgaaaattaattaggagtttaataaaggtgtgagtattaaaactctaatcacttactaatttttattttaaaaagctATGTAGCTAATCTataaattcattattacattaatactAAAGACTTCAAttaaaatctgaaaactaataAAGTCTCAATCTATGGATATGAATAACTAAGAATTGGATACTAATTTTCCCTTATAAAATGAGCAATATCCTACAAATTTTTGCATTTAAATATCTGTAACACTCGTTCTCCTAGGAGTTGAGAAATATATCTCTAAAAGTGACCTAGAAATAGATTTATAGTGAACTTTTTGTGTCAGACGTAAAATATAGAGAAAGGCATGCATGACGACTATTTTAGaggaatgaggatccttttTTGAtcatctttgtgaggattttagagatttttaaatcgtgtccgttcatcgtatatcgtacggtcagtttttatcaagtactattcatatttaattttaaatagaagtatttaaaataattttttactgtgTACCTGTTAAAGATTAACACCAGCCCATTAAGATTACTCGGTATAAGGGAACTAGATTGTTCTAGTTCAATCATGCATAGGATTGTACTAGAGGATTCTAGCAAGTTGAATAGTCGGTGGTGCATTATAAAAGGTGCatgtatatttattatatataaagtcGGAGGTGTGATGAACAATGCAACACAGTGGATATCAGATTTTTGGTAACAAAATTACCAATTTACTCTTGCATAATTTGAAATATGATTTTGGgtaggttttgaattttttggctGAGGGGCATTTTGGTCCAATTACTTTTTGTCAAAGTGGGTGATACCAAAGTTTTCATCTCATgtgtaaagaataaaaaa from Pyrus communis chromosome 9, drPyrComm1.1, whole genome shotgun sequence harbors:
- the LOC137745433 gene encoding histidinol-phosphate aminotransferase, chloroplastic-like, coding for MGVIDIYNVSSLRLTTTRRPSCGIEGSRSRRVVAMASTIPVQQKEVNDGQQRLTGDSFIRPHLRNLSPYQPILPFEVLSTRLGRKPEDIIKLDANENPYGPPPEVIEALGALKFPYIYPDPESRRLRAALAKDSGLESDYILVGCGADELIDLIMRCVLDPGDKIVDCPPTFTMYEFDAAVNAASVIKVPRKTDFSLDVDVISDVVLQEKPKCIFLTSPNNPDGSIISDEILLKILELPILVVLDEAYIEFSGLESKMQWVKKHENLIVLRTFSKRAGLAGLRVGYGAFPLSIIEYLWRAKQPYNVSVTAEVSACAALQNPTYLETVKEALLQERERLFNLLKELPFLNPYPSYSNFILCEVAPGMDAKKLKEDLAKMGVMIRHYNNKELKGYVRVSVGKPQHTDALMDCLRSLSS
- the LOC137745995 gene encoding protein BUD31 homolog 1-like, with protein sequence MSSLTLSCLCTFSVLKQNKLFFFLLLETRSKREHADINFQIPKPPFRSAPPRFPPPPPPPPPQPSLLFIRYKMPKVKTNRVKYPEGWELIEPTLRELQAKMREAENDTHDGKRKCETLWPIFKIAHQKSRYIFDLYHRRKEISKELYEFCLDQGYADRNLIAKWKKPGYERLCCLRCMQPRDHNFATTCVCRVPKHLREEKVIECVHCGCRGCASGD